CTCCGCAAGACACTCGCCTCCTTGAGGAGGACACGCGTCTTCGCGCATCTGCGGACACCTGGAGGCAGGTGGTCGACTCCATAATCGCCGAATACCACTGTCTCTAACCGCACACTCCGCCGCTAGTCGTCTTCCGGATTGATGATATGCAAGCCCGCGGTCTTTGACGCCGCCAACAGCTGAGAGTCGGCGCTCACGATCGTCAGTCGCAACGGCTTCAACTCCAGCGCCAACGCCAGATGCATGACCTGGGTCGCCCGAAGAAAGGGATATTCCAGGACCAGCTCCTTGGTAGCCAGATACGTCCCCATTGTCGGCGCGATAAATTCAAAGAGCCCGGCTTTCGATTCCAGCTCAAATTTATACAACACCGAATAACAATCGTCCCGGGTGATTTCTCCCTGCTGAGCTCGATTGGACAGCGTGGCGTAAAAGTCCGTGACCGTCCAGGTCGGCAGAATGGCGACTTTCCCGCGCTTGACCATCAACTTGTTGACGACGCGAGTGCCTCGTTCCATGCTGTAGCGTTTCACGAGCGCGGTGGAATCAAAATAGTAGTATGGCATCCTGTCACACCCTCCCCTTCATGATCAGGGCGGCCAGGGGCCCTTGGAGTTTTGAAAGTCGGTCTTGCAGCTCGTCCAGCGGCACTTCCTCATATCCCTGCTTGCGCAGCGTATCGGCAAGATTGCCTTGATTGAACGATGCGGTGTCGTCCTTCAGCCGGTCGCCCAGCTTGCGCTTGGCCAATCGGCTCGACAGTTTCCGTCCGGGCTTCGTCAGCCCGCGTCCGCGGCTCCGTGGGGCGCGGCCCATCGATTTCTCTGTAGACTGTGTCACAGTACTGGTGTCCTCCTCGTTAAAATGGGCGCGGGCTCGACAACGCCGGATTCGCCGGTGTGGATTCTCTCGGGCACCCGGCCGGCGACGACGCCTGAACCGGCAATGACGCCTCTCCAAATACATGAGATGCGATTGCTTTGGCAAGGTCTGACGAAAATTCCTGTTGAATAACCCGTAGGGCTTTCGCAGTGGCTTCGCGATCGGACAGGTGCCCTTCCTTCCCGCCGCGCGAGACCACGCCGACCACGCGCTGCGTCGCGGACTCTACGACATCAAAGTCGCTGCACCACCGCACATATTTAAATTGCGGATCGCGCACATCGATCGGCCAGATATGGACCGTCCCGCGCACCAGCAGTTCACTGCCGGCCCGTTGGGTGGTCACGTGCAATCCCTCACGAATGAGCCCTTCCGTGAGCGCACCTTGGATCGGCTCAGCATGATCCCCTGTCACCTCAACCGCCAGCACCAGGTTCGTCGAAAGAAATTGATCCAGTTCATTCGACAATTCATTCACCCGATACGCCGCCGAAGTCCCCTGGCCGGAAGAACGAATGACGCGCAGATCCGCATTGTACGCGTCACGCATCACAAGATTCCGTGTGGCACGCCGAAGGTCCCGCACTTTCGTCAATTTGTCGGTGGTCTGCCTCGCTTCGAGCAGGTCGGTTTCAATCATCCGATCCAGCTCGCGCATCTTGTCCATCATCGCCGCTTCGCCTTGGCCGCGATGCATCCCCGCCAAGGCATAGTGCATCCCCTGATGCCGGTCGTACCAGGTATCCAGGATCTTCACGTTTTCGAGCACTTTATCGGTTGAGACGTTGGTCACCTGATCCAGCGTCAATCGCCGTTCCGTATTGGTGCTTCCGCGATGTTCGACCAGTAAGTAGGACTCCCAGTCCTTGGCCTGCGCCGCGACCTCAGCCTTAAAAATTCTGGCGACTGCCGCATAGGCCTGATCGGTTGCCGCACTCTTGTTGGCCGCCTGGCCCTGCCCCAGCAGATATTGGCTCGACGAAAATTCACCCGTCGCTCCGTCTACCCAGGCCGGCTTCGACGTTCCTCCAAACCACGTGCACCCCGAGAGGGCTAGGCCGCCGATGAACAGCATGACCAGCGGCAACACGACCACACCCCTCAGGCCGGCCGGGGTCTTCATTGAATCACCCGTTGAATCATGACCATCGTTTGTCCGGGAGCCAGAATGAGCGTGCGTCGACTCTCCTTGGTGGAGCCGGCTCCTCGCCCGAGGAGCTGCACCGACGCGGCATACTGCCCGGGCTCGACCCAGGCGCGCGCGATGTGAATTTCATCCGGGAGCGTCTGCCAACTTCGCTTGTCGGCCTCTTCCGAAAACACCGCGAGTCCTTTGGTGAGAAGACTCACTACTAATCCCACCCACGGCGCAGCGTCTTTCCCCGCCGCTTGCTGGGCCCCGCGTGTGGCCCCTTCCGACATCGCGAACTTGAAGGCGGCACGAGCCAGGGCCTTCACCGTGATGCCGGGCAACCGCTCGGAAAGACTTTTATCGGCCAGCGCGGAGATGTTTTGCCCCAGCTCCGATGAGACGCTCACCTGCCGGCCAGTTTCGCCGACCAGCGTCAGCTGCTCCCCGGGCACCTGCGTTTTCTGCGTCACCAATCGAGGCAACGCCACGCGCACGACACGCCCATTGAGGCCATACAAGACGCTATCGACACCCCGGTTCTGATGCCGCGACGACTGTGAGAACCCGCGATTCAGCAGCACGAGCTGCAAGGCATCCAGGCTGATCGGCAAGTCAAGAAAGCGGTCCTCCTTGTAGGGGGCGCGGCCATTATAGCTGATCAATACCACTTGGGCGAGGCCTCGCTGCGCCGCGCTTCCCTGCCATGCCGTGTCAGGGAAGAGCCGCCGATACTCCTCAAACTCATTCGCCAAATGAAGCGCATCGGCGGTCCGCAGGAGATCGGCGCGGAGGTGTGTCGGCACCGGCGTACGCGCCCAGGTTCGATTGGTTTCATACGCCTCATAGGCCATCCGATAGGCGATGAACGCATTGTTCATGTCACCGGTCGCCTCATAGAGAATGCCCGTCAGATACCGGGCAAACCCGTCTTCATGATAGCGCGTCTTGTCCTTGACCGTATCCGTGAGTACGTTGAGGCGGTGATCGATGCGACGGGCTTCCACCAGCGCGTCTTGAAACTGCCCCTGCGCGGCATAGTTCAAAGCCTTGACGACATTGATCATGACATGTTCGTAGGCATCCCCTTCATAGGGGAGCACGTTGTCGTTGATCAAAAAGGCAGCGGCTTCGGAACGGACCGTCCTGGTATAGAGCCGCTCCACTTCCTCCTCGGCCTGTTCCAAGACCGCGCTGCTCTGCGGATACTCACCGGCCAATTGCAGCGTCATCCCCCGATCCATGTCGTAGAGCAGGCGATTCTTTTCTCCGTAAGATTTTTCAGCTTGTTGAACAATCGCGTCGGCCTGCTTGGCATCACCCGCCGCCAGGCTCTGCTCAATTAACAGATAGCGATTCACGGAAGGGCCACAGGCGGTCAACAGAAGCAGTCCGACCGGTAGAGCGAATCGAAGGGATGAACAGACGACGCGCCACAGCGCCTGAGGACTGTGGGCAAGACATGAGAAGAGTGGGCTCAACAGAGTCCTGGAGCCTAGAAAATGGTTCGCTTCTTTTCGATGACCTTTTTAATCTTCTTCTGCCCGTACCACACTTTGGCATTGCTCTCCAGGTCGATCATCTGGAGATCCACCTGATAAAATACCGCCTTCGTCCCGTCCAGCTCGTCGAGGATGGTCGAAATCGTACCTTTCATCATATAGTCGGCGCCGATTTCTTTTCCGGGAGCCTTTTGCGTATCCTCGCGGGAATACATCGCCTGCTCTTTGCGCTCGGTTCGAAGCTCCTCGCGCTCGCCTTTGCCCGCGACGAAGGTAACTTTTTGTGAGTTCGTCAGCTCGCGTTCGAGGTCGGTCACGAACGTCTGGACGCTGATATGTTCATGGCTGCTGTTCAGGATCGTGCCGACGACCACGACAGGCTCGCGATGCTTGGCTTGGGTAAAGTTGCCGAGCCAGGGATAGTCGAGCGATTCCTTCACCATAGTCTCGGCCACCATCCGCGAGTCAGTGTCGTTCCATCGGCCGCTCAGGTCAGTCACCACACCGGCATCGACCCGCGTGACTTTCGTTTCATGCCCGCATCCCGCCAGAGTCAACACCGACACCGCTCCCAGCGCCAGCCAGCCAGCCTTCATCGCCATCACACCAGTCCCTCCACTGAACATCCTCATAAGAAAGAGACACACGAAACGTTATCGCGCTAACCGTTTGTCTTCTTCTTTCTCCAGCCGATCGAACATCTTGTCGGCATTCTTCCTGACAAAGTCGCGCACCTGCGCATTGAGCTCTTTCGCCTGCTCCAAGTTGTTCTTCATTTCCTCGAGGTTCAGCTTGGTCAGAACATAATAGGTATTGGTCTTGTCGTCCTTATACCGATCAATCGGCCGCACGCCGCTCAGCGTCGCCGTCGTGACCGTCTTGATCGCCCGTTCGACGTTCTGCTCTTCCGTGTTTCTGGTGAAATCGCCGGCGGTTGTCGATGCCGCATAATCTCTCATCAAGTACCCGGTATAGGTCTCAAAGGTCTTGGCAATTTCAGCGCGCGCACGATTTTCCGCCGTATCCCAGGCCAATGGCTCGTTCCGCACACCGACCACCGCCCCCACCCCATAGAAGGCCTTGCTATCCTTCTCGTTGAACGCGCCCGACCCATTTTGCACCCACTTTGGAGGGCCACCGCAGGCGGCAAGTCCGACCAGGAGAACAATGGCAAGCCCGGTGCCGGCCAGTCTCGTAAAATGCCCTTGCGATGTAGCCATGCGATCCTCCTTCAGGCATAACGGGAATTGATGACGTGGAGACTCAAACGGTTCGAAAATTCGCGTGGATTCATGCTAGCATGCGACCTTATTTCAGTCAACGCAACGCGGCAGAAACGGTTGACGAGACAGCACAGATTCAAACCATTCCGTGATGATTGTTAGGGAGGCGCACACTGTGGCCGATGTTCAAATAGAAGACGGCATTATTAAGATCGCCAGCTTGGATATTCAGGACCCCAAAGCGGCCGCGGTATTGGCAGAATATCCGCAAGTGCGCTGGGCTGAAATTACCAGACGCGCGCTGAAGATCGGATTGGGCTATCTCAAGGGCGGTGGGAAAGACTAGGGGGTTCGGGCTAGGGCTTTGATGGAGTATCGGCCTGGCTCACCGCCGCGCGCGCGCGGGAATCGGTCCCGCCCAACTCGAGATACCGGCGAAACGCCTCAACGGACTTCGCCTGATCCTTCAGACGGTCGGCATAGAGCAGGCCGAGCGAAAAATAGACATCCTGGTAACCGGCACTCACCTTCAGCGCCTGCAAGAACGCCTGTTCAGCCTCAGGGAAACGGCTTCGTTTTTCATAGATCAACCCCAGTGTGTAGTACGAATCGGGGTTCGTGGGTGCGTGCTGAACAGCCAGCTGGCCGGCGGTCAAGGCCTCGTCAAGATTGGGCAAGACCTCCAACCGGAGATAACTTTTCAGCACATAGGCATCGCCGAATTCCGGGTTCAATTCAATCGAGCGGTTCAGCCGCTCCAAAGCCTCATCGACGTGCTTCCCTTCCTGGAGCAACGCAAAGGCCTGGTCATAGTGCGCCCGTGCCGCCTGTTGCCGTTCAGCCGGCGTCTGAGGCCCTGCGCCGAGGACGAACGCCGCCTTGCGCCCTTCGATGAGAACGATATCGCCGTCCCCGTCCAGTCTGGCGGATATCGGATGTTGTTGGCCCTGCGTGACGCCGGGAATTTCCTTCTCAAGATAGGCTCCCAACTCAGACGCCATCAGCCAGCCATTCTTGTTCAGATCCGCCGCACCCTGGAGTCCAGCCAGCAGCGCTTTGACAAAGACACTCGCATCTCCGACACGCTTAGACACTTCTCCCTTATCCCCCGCAGTAATCACCTGCATCGCCCGCCGTTCCGTGTCGTTCTCCGGGGATAAGCGGCCTTCGAGCGACAACTGCTGAGGCGCCGTGGCTTCCCAGCCCCGGACCGCCGTATCAAGAATGAGCAGCGTGTGTTTCGCCGCCAGACGCCGGGTAAAGTCCTTGAGCTGGTCGAAAGTAATGGACTTGGCGACATTATTGACCTGCGCATCCGATGGAACCAGATAGCCGAGGTCCTTCCCATCGGCATCTTGCGTCACGCCGGAATGACCTACGTAGAAGAGCACCAGACGATCCATCCGCCCGACCTTGCGCGGCAGCATGTCCGAGAAGAGCTGCTGCAGATGGCGAAAGCTGGCATCCTTATCATAGACCTCGACCACCTCGTCGAAGCCCATCTGACGAAATGCCTGAGCCATCGTCTTGGCATCCGCCAAGGCTCCGGGAATTGATGGTGCCAGCAAATAGTGCTCGATCCCGACGACGACGGCCCATGATCTATAGTAAAGCCCCTCAGGTTTTCCTAACTGGGCAGAGGCAGGAGACGATCCGCTCAAACAGGCAAGCAACAACAGCCCGAGACCAAGACTTCTCGCACACAAATTTCTCGTGAACATAGTGGTGATCGATCGACAAAATATTCGCATAAGCAGCTCTGAGTGAGCCTACCCTTGGGCCGTGACGGCTGTCAAGGAATCGGCCAGGCCAACCTGTTCATTTCAAAGACTCAGTTGCCACAGCGGCAATCCCCGTACAAATGTATGGGTTGCAGGGGAAGGCCCCTTTCTCCATAATCATCCTATCCGTGCCGGGACGGCTATCGACCGAGGAGGTGTGTGCGTCATGAGTGAGAAGATCGAGACTCTATTGAAGGAAAGCCGAACCTACCAGCCCAGCGCCAAGACCAAAGCCGCCGCCCATATTCAGGATTACGACACCGAATATAAGAAATCGATAGCCGATCCCGAGGCCTTTTGGAGCGGAGTCGCCAAGGAACTCGAATGGTTTACGCCGTGGAACAAAGTACTGGAGTGGAATTACCCCTTCGCGAAATGGTTTGTGGGGGCCACCTGCAACATCTCCTATAACTGTCTTGATCGGCATGTCAAAAACGGCCGGAAGAACAAAGTCGCGGTTATCTGGGTCGGCGAGAACGATACCGAGCGCGTCTTCACCTACGGGCAACTCTATCGCCAGGTCAACCGCTGCGCCAATGCCCTCAAGAAGCTGGGACTGAAGAAGGGCGACCGCGTCACCATTTATCTCCCCAAAGTTCCTGAACAGATCGTGGCCATGCTGGCCTGCGCCCGCATCGGCGTGATCCATAGCGTGGTCTATTCCGGTTTCAGCGCTCCGGCTCTGGCCAGTCGCATCCAGGATGCGGAATCCCATTTGGTCATCACCGCCGATGTCGGCTACGACCGCGGAAAAGTCATTCCCCTCAAGTCGGTCGTGGACGAAGCCCTAAAAACCTGCCCGACGGTCGAGCATGTCATCGTCGTGCGCCGGCAGAAGCCGGAAGTTTCGCTTGCCGCTCCCAAGGAGATTGATTGGTACGAATGGCTGAAGGGGGAATCCGCTGAATGTGAAGCGGTCAAGCTGGACGCCGAAGACCCGCTGTATATCTTGTACACCTCCGGCACCACCGGCAAACCCAAAGGCGTCGTGCATGTCCACGGCGGCTACATGGTCGGCACCTACATCACATCGAAATATGTGTTCGACCTGAAGGACGACGATGTGTATTTCTGCGTGGCCGATCCCGGCTGGGTCACCGGTCACAGCTACATCGTCTACGGCCCGCTCCTGAACGGTGCGACGATCCTCACCGCCGAAGGCAAGCCGGACTATCCGAACCCAGGCCGCTGGTGGGATTTGATCGAGCGCTATGGCGTCTCGATTTTCTATACGACGCCGACGGCGATCCGCCTGCTCATGCGCTATGGAGAAGACTGGCCCAAGAAGTACGATCTCTCAACCTTGCGCATCCTCGGCAGCGTCGGCGAACCGATCAATCCGGAAGCCTGGGAATGGTTCCACCGCGTCACCGGCGGCGACAAACCAATCATGGATACCTGGTGGCAGACAGAAACCGGCTCAATCCTGATTACGCCCCTACCGACGGTCCCCTTGAAGCCCGGCTCTGCCACGCGCCCGTTCCTTGGGATTGAAGCCGATGTCGTGGATCGTGAAGGCAACAGTCTTCCCGCCAATGCCGGCGGATTTGCCGTCATCAAGAAACCCTGGCCCTCCATGATGCGCACCATCTACAAAGATCCGGAGCGCTACAAGACCTACTGGAACACCATCCCGAACTGC
This window of the Nitrospira lenta genome carries:
- a CDS encoding type II toxin-antitoxin system VapC family toxin is translated as MPYYYFDSTALVKRYSMERGTRVVNKLMVKRGKVAILPTWTVTDFYATLSNRAQQGEITRDDCYSVLYKFELESKAGLFEFIAPTMGTYLATKELVLEYPFLRATQVMHLALALELKPLRLTIVSADSQLLAASKTAGLHIINPEDD
- a CDS encoding LPP20 family lipoprotein, which codes for MKTPAGLRGVVVLPLVMLFIGGLALSGCTWFGGTSKPAWVDGATGEFSSSQYLLGQGQAANKSAATDQAYAAVARIFKAEVAAQAKDWESYLLVEHRGSTNTERRLTLDQVTNVSTDKVLENVKILDTWYDRHQGMHYALAGMHRGQGEAAMMDKMRELDRMIETDLLEARQTTDKLTKVRDLRRATRNLVMRDAYNADLRVIRSSGQGTSAAYRVNELSNELDQFLSTNLVLAVEVTGDHAEPIQGALTEGLIREGLHVTTQRAGSELLVRGTVHIWPIDVRDPQFKYVRWCSDFDVVESATQRVVGVVSRGGKEGHLSDREATAKALRVIQQEFSSDLAKAIASHVFGEASLPVQASSPAGCPRESTPANPALSSPRPF
- a CDS encoding COG3014 family protein, with the protein product MNRYLLIEQSLAAGDAKQADAIVQQAEKSYGEKNRLLYDMDRGMTLQLAGEYPQSSAVLEQAEEEVERLYTRTVRSEAAAFLINDNVLPYEGDAYEHVMINVVKALNYAAQGQFQDALVEARRIDHRLNVLTDTVKDKTRYHEDGFARYLTGILYEATGDMNNAFIAYRMAYEAYETNRTWARTPVPTHLRADLLRTADALHLANEFEEYRRLFPDTAWQGSAAQRGLAQVVLISYNGRAPYKEDRFLDLPISLDALQLVLLNRGFSQSSRHQNRGVDSVLYGLNGRVVRVALPRLVTQKTQVPGEQLTLVGETGRQVSVSSELGQNISALADKSLSERLPGITVKALARAAFKFAMSEGATRGAQQAAGKDAAPWVGLVVSLLTKGLAVFSEEADKRSWQTLPDEIHIARAWVEPGQYAASVQLLGRGAGSTKESRRTLILAPGQTMVMIQRVIQ
- a CDS encoding penicillin-binding protein activator LpoB, coding for MAMKAGWLALGAVSVLTLAGCGHETKVTRVDAGVVTDLSGRWNDTDSRMVAETMVKESLDYPWLGNFTQAKHREPVVVVGTILNSSHEHISVQTFVTDLERELTNSQKVTFVAGKGEREELRTERKEQAMYSREDTQKAPGKEIGADYMMKGTISTILDELDGTKAVFYQVDLQMIDLESNAKVWYGQKKIKKVIEKKRTIF
- a CDS encoding LPP20 family lipoprotein; protein product: MATSQGHFTRLAGTGLAIVLLVGLAACGGPPKWVQNGSGAFNEKDSKAFYGVGAVVGVRNEPLAWDTAENRARAEIAKTFETYTGYLMRDYAASTTAGDFTRNTEEQNVERAIKTVTTATLSGVRPIDRYKDDKTNTYYVLTKLNLEEMKNNLEQAKELNAQVRDFVRKNADKMFDRLEKEEDKRLAR
- a CDS encoding caspase family protein, yielding MFTRNLCARSLGLGLLLLACLSGSSPASAQLGKPEGLYYRSWAVVVGIEHYLLAPSIPGALADAKTMAQAFRQMGFDEVVEVYDKDASFRHLQQLFSDMLPRKVGRMDRLVLFYVGHSGVTQDADGKDLGYLVPSDAQVNNVAKSITFDQLKDFTRRLAAKHTLLILDTAVRGWEATAPQQLSLEGRLSPENDTERRAMQVITAGDKGEVSKRVGDASVFVKALLAGLQGAADLNKNGWLMASELGAYLEKEIPGVTQGQQHPISARLDGDGDIVLIEGRKAAFVLGAGPQTPAERQQAARAHYDQAFALLQEGKHVDEALERLNRSIELNPEFGDAYVLKSYLRLEVLPNLDEALTAGQLAVQHAPTNPDSYYTLGLIYEKRSRFPEAEQAFLQALKVSAGYQDVYFSLGLLYADRLKDQAKSVEAFRRYLELGGTDSRARAAVSQADTPSKP
- the acs gene encoding acetate--CoA ligase; protein product: MSEKIETLLKESRTYQPSAKTKAAAHIQDYDTEYKKSIADPEAFWSGVAKELEWFTPWNKVLEWNYPFAKWFVGATCNISYNCLDRHVKNGRKNKVAVIWVGENDTERVFTYGQLYRQVNRCANALKKLGLKKGDRVTIYLPKVPEQIVAMLACARIGVIHSVVYSGFSAPALASRIQDAESHLVITADVGYDRGKVIPLKSVVDEALKTCPTVEHVIVVRRQKPEVSLAAPKEIDWYEWLKGESAECEAVKLDAEDPLYILYTSGTTGKPKGVVHVHGGYMVGTYITSKYVFDLKDDDVYFCVADPGWVTGHSYIVYGPLLNGATILTAEGKPDYPNPGRWWDLIERYGVSIFYTTPTAIRLLMRYGEDWPKKYDLSTLRILGSVGEPINPEAWEWFHRVTGGDKPIMDTWWQTETGSILITPLPTVPLKPGSATRPFLGIEADVVDREGNSLPANAGGFAVIKKPWPSMMRTIYKDPERYKTYWNTIPNCYTAGDVCHKDADGYMWFMGRADDVIKVAGNRLGTAEVESALVSHHAVAEAAVIGKPHKTVGESIKAFIILKQGEIESPALIQSIKDQVMKELGKIGVPSEIDIVQSLPKTRSGKIMRRVLKAKELGQDPGDISTIEE